The Seriola aureovittata isolate HTS-2021-v1 ecotype China chromosome 8, ASM2101889v1, whole genome shotgun sequence genome contains the following window.
TACAGGCGAAAGCCAATACCATCTCATTAATAAGTCATGGAGAGAACTGCTAGTGCATGCgtgtcacacacacgcacgcacgcacgcacgcacgcacgcacgcacgcacgcacacacacacacacacacaccatctctctcacatgcacacacataatcaTAGCAGTGACAGCTTGCCCCTGCTTTCAGAGAAAAGTGAATGATGAATTGAAGCTTGTATGTGCAGTCCTTCCATCCCCCCATGCCCCCCACCCTCCTCGATTTCATgtcctttgaaaaaaaagaaaaaaaaaagacagacatttcACTTCAGCAGCCAACTGACCCTAGTACTGTGACACGACCACATTAGGTCCTGAGGCTACATGTCCAGGGTTAGTCCACAGACTTGGCTGGTTGTGGTGCAGTCCATTACCATGGAAACATTGCAGAACGCTCACATTAAGGTATGTGCTGATGACAGACTTAATTCAAAGCTACAGCTGTTTACCAAATGCCTTCCATCCCCTCTCAACAATCTCTTTCACTCAAAATATTCCACAATGTGAAAATCAGTCATCACAAAAttactgaaatatgtttttcacCACTGCTGGATAATGGTTTCTGCACAACCTCCATTATcttctgtatttttccttttcactgtacCCCCTCCCTTCCTTTATTCTGCTCTGAGATTCACCACCCCCTCTCCTTTGCTGCTGAGTTCTTTCTCCCTGTTATATCCTCTTTACACTGATCAAAACCTTGAGTTTCACTGGCACAGAGTCTGCTTGAGTCAGTCTGACACATCTCTCCATGGTAACTGTGCAGAGTCCTGTCTACATTTTACCCTgcaccctccaccctccctcaTTTCACTCCTGTGAAGGTCacaggtggagggaggagggggtagGGGAGGGCAGATATCAGATTAACTCTGTCAGCTCTGCATCTACACATAGACACATCGTAACAGTGGGACACAAAAAGACCACCATAACCTGtgctgtgtgtcagtgatgCAATTTGTTTGTGACATCCTAATATGAGACCTCAGTGTCTGCGCTCATTGTGAGTTACTATTACCAAAAATAATTTAAGGTAAAACCTCATAAAACCCAAGAAAATGTGGTTAGACaataaaaaattcattcatATGTAGAGATTCTTCTGTAAGTTCATGCTCACGGTGCAGCAAAATGGGCTGTTAACCTGACCACATAAGACCATGAGACTGCATTCTCTCTAATCTCAACCTAAACCACTGACAGAGCTAAACCAATCTGACTGAGGACACTAAACTCTACCTGCTTGGCCATGCAGTTCATAAGAGACCCATTTGCAATCCCATTTCCTTTCAAATATGACAGATGTTCACTTGCTGCTGAAGCTGCATTGACCTCTATGAGTCTGCAGTGGACATTCATCACCCTTGAAATCCAATAGTTGGTCTTAATGAGAAAAGCCTGGTATTCCCCCTGGAGTCATTCAAAGACAGCAGAATGTCTACAGGGATTCAGAATAGCATCATGTAGCATCTGCAACACTTATCCATACAGGAAACTACTGGTGAACTTGATTATTTTAAGACAATCACTCATCAAATCAATcagtgaaaggaaaaagatgAGTGTATGgcattaaacacacagttaaaaaaaaagtgctttgtcTAATTTTACCATTAGCACAACACATGGGAAGAGAGTaggacaaagaaataaaaagcattcAAAATAAGGCCAGATTGTCCACAAATGGGACTGAATGGGTTTGTAAAACGTTTGCCCTGTTGCGGCATGGCAGTGGCCGAAGGGAGAGTAGTCTGCCTGGCCGTATGGTGTTTATGGggaagatgaaaacacacactggcacataGAGACATTAGATACCAACATCTGGAACCTAAACATGTCTGCAGTCTAATATACTCCCAAGGGAAGACACAAAGGCAAAACTAGAATATTACCAATCCACACaatgaatataaacaaatacaaagaaacaaaaatctgaTACTACTGATATTCCAAGAGCATTctgtttcatcatttaaaaaaagagagaaactaaaTTAAGTGGagtcaggaaaaaaacagattccCATGGGTTTTTAGTGTATTAATTTCCTTGCCTGGCTCTAAATTGTAAATCAGGGAATAAAGAAAGCTTTTGGTTTGGCCACTGAACCCTTTTCTCGCCTTTTTCTCCattcttccctctccctctgagTGAACACTCCTAGCATGGATACAGAGCTCACACCTCCGCCATCAACACTGTGTCCAATCACCTTTCATCCCCCGCCTCATCTGCGCTGAGCCAGCCAATCCAAGCACAGCACTGAGAAACACATCGCTGCCAGTTAATTACATAGCAAGAACAAACATGATTGGCATTTAATGAGGAACACATCAAGTGATAAGAGAATAATTAccttaaatatttctttattcctttttcTATCACTTATTTTCTCCCATATCCTTTTCTGCACTGCACAGACAGACCCACAGAGGCTTTGGGACAAACATGATAATGTAGAAAACAAATGCTGTTTGTGTTATCCTATTAATACTGTTTGCTTTACTACAACAAGAAATGATGCAAACAACTCTGTGCATCTTCTCATCAACCTTATGCCAtgaaacaattaaatgaaagtaTAATCTACATGAAACTCAGACACAGTCTCTGCCTCATTCCTGGCTTCTTCGCCGATTCCCAAAACTCTGgctttgtgttcagtgccaGGGATGTACGTGACCAGAAGAGGATATTTTGGTGCAGTGGGACTGGTGGTCCTCGTAGCTGGCAAAGTCTGCACTAGCTCTCTATAGAGATGACCAGTGAATGCCCTCTGGACCTGCACAGACTTGCATATTGTGGCACACAGCCCACAGCAGACAAATAACACTGGCTGTGTGGGGTCATAGGTCAATGAGCTACTGAAATCTACTAGTCCAGTCTACtagagaaagagacagtgaaaaagagagagaaagacagaaagatgtttcgtgaaaaatattttgattacaGTTCTTTGCACAACTGTGGAGGGCAGATGCACTTTAACATCTTATACCGTGAATCACCAAACAACTGGTTTTTAACAAGCACAGAACACAGAAAGACACTATCTACCACATCCAGCAAATCAAAGTGCACCCACCCACTCGAATAAACACGCACAACCCAGGGAAGCTACCCACACTTCTATCTAATGTTAAGATACAGACGTGATGATGAATGgctcataatataacaagaagTGAAGGTAATAATGGAaccatttaaacaaacaaaatgcttgTACCCCTTTTTTCATCCTGATAGACACAGATCCTATGAATTTGTTTAAGAAAACTAACCCAATCCAGGGAGTGGCacaaaaatgtttccatctTGGATGCAAGTCATAGAAATGCTGCTTTGTACTAGAAAAACAATCTATCTAAAAAAGCAgcaagaaattatattttttaaaaacatgaaacacagcTCCGGAGCCGTAAATGTCATCTGCAATCCTACTGCATAAACACCGCCCTAGAGCAAAGCCCGAGCTATATAGTAACTGAGAATTTTCCTCTTATACCTTGTGCTTtctgtgtatttgctgttgtgAAGCAATCtgaaataacaaacacagatcacaccagacacacacctgaatgGCAGTTGCGTCTGGCATACTGAGACGCCGTACAAATATCTGGCTCTGTCCACTGTGGCTGGTGACGTAGCCTGAGCCCCAGGTGCCACTATGAGGCCGTCCTGTGTTGTAGAACATAAAAGTGTCACTTCCTGATGTGGCAGTCAGGCATGTCTTGTAACAGTATGTTTTGGTCAAAGACCCATTTCCCCGCACTTCAATATAATGCGGTTCCACTTTGAGGTCGCGGCGCAGGGCCACATTGTTGTTTGGTTGCCCggcacctcctccacctgcaggtcttcctccacctgcaccaccacctgctgtggTGCCCCCCTCTGGAGCACTCTTCTTGGATACGCAACATGGGGAGCAGGAGCCGGGCTGGGTACAGTAGGCATGGCAACGCACAATGGCCAGCACAAAGACGGTGACCAGGAACACGAAGGTTGTGGCACTCAGGGCAATGATGAGGTAGAGGGTGACATTGGAAAACATTAGGGGGCTGTTGGGCCTGATGATGCGCTTGGGGTCCGGGGTCAACTTCGGGGGCAGCTCCATCACGTACACATGGATGCTGGCAGTGGAGGAGAGCGGTGGTAGGCCGTTATCACGCACCAATACAGTTAGAGCAAAGGAAGTAGAGTTGTCCTCAATGACACGCCTTGTGGTGCGAATCTCACCTGTGTACTCATGTACCTTGAACAGGTCAAGGTCTGTGTTGGTCTGATCCAAGGCATAGAGCAGCCAAGCATTCTGCCCTGCATCACCATCCCATGCTGTTACCTTGCTAACCAACACTCCCGCTTCAGCATTTTTCATCAGCGTTTCTGTGGTGCGGCTCCCATTGGCAGGTGGGTAGACTATCTTGGGTGCATGGTCATTCTGATCCATAATGTAAACGTACACTGTGGCCACACGGCTGAGGTGAGGCACTCCGTTGTCCTGGGCTTTAATCTGAAAGTGAAACTCTCTCAGCTTCTCAAAGTCGAAGGCTCGCAGGGCATAGGCCTCACCTGTATCAGGTTTGATGTTGACGTAGCTGGCTACAGGGATACCATGGTTGTTGTCATTGAGGACAGTATAAGTGATACGTGCATTTTCTCCAGCGTCAGCATCAGTGGCCTTAACAACACATAAAGGTGCACCGGGAGCATTGTTCTCTGTAATATAAACAGTGTATGATGTCTGTTCAAAACGAGGTGGGTTATCATTCACGTCTGCAACGTCCACCTTGAAGGTCATTTGAGATGACAGAGGTGGAGAGCCTCCATCCACAGCGTTGACAGTTACATTGTAGGATGAGATGGTTTCCCGGTCCAAGAAGGCGGATGTGACGATGGTGTAGTGGTTCCGGAAGGACTTGATCTTAAAAGGCAAATGGGGCATGATCTCCAGGGTTACTTGTTTGTTTGGTCCAGAGTCACGGTCATTCACACTGATCAATGCCACAACTGTGTCAGCCCTGGCGTCTTCACGTACAGGGCTGGAGAGTGAGGACAGTACAATGTCAGGAATGTTGTCATTGACATCCAAAACTTCTACAACTACTTTACAGTGCACTGCCACAGGAGCTGGGCCTTTGTCCATTGCCTGTATGTACATTTCATATGAGTTTGTCTCCTCGTAGTCTATATTGTTTTTCACCCGAATTTCCCCCGTGTCTGTGTCCATGGAAAACATCTGTCTGACTCTCTCAGGTGTGTAACTGCTGAAGGAGTAAAAAACTTCTCCATTGGAGCCCTCATCAGGGTCTGTTGCGTTTAGCTTGATCACAAGTGCGCCCTTTGGAGAGTTTTCAGACAGTTTTACTTTGTACACAGAGCTGTCAAACGCAGGCACATTGTCATTGGCATCAAGGATACGAACATTGATTTTGGCCGTGCCGGTTCTCTGTGGGGTGCCTCCATCCATTGCAGTCAGGATAAGCTGATGAGAGGGCATCTGCTCGCGGTCAAAGGGCTTTTTGAGAATGAGCTCAATGTGCTTATTATTGGAAAAGGGCTTAATGGAGTCCAGAGTGAGGTGGTCGTTTGAGCTGAGTCTGTACTGCTTGACGGAGTTCGAGCCATCATCTGCATCCTGAGCTCCCTCGATGTGGAACCGCGACCCTGTGAGAGCGGACTCCGACACCTCAAGCTGATACTCATCTCGAGGGAACTGCGGTGCGTTATCGTTTACGTCCAAGATCTCCACTTCCACGTTGTGCACCTCAAGTGGATTCTCTAACACCACCTCCAGGTTACGTGAACAGGTGCCACTGAATTCACAAACTGTCTCTCGGTCAATGCGGTCACTCACCACCAGCTTCCCGGTTTTGTGGTTGATGGTGAAATATCTCCGTCCACTGTCCGAGGTGATTCTGATGCGTCGAGTTGAAAGTTTTCTCAGGTCCAGACCCAAATCCCGGACAATGTCACCGACCTGTGCCCcgttctccagctcctccgGAATGGAGTATCGAATTTGTGCATTTGTAAGGCCACTGAGTATGAAAATAAccaaatataaagaaaaaggCACATTCTCCTTTACACTGTAACAGCATCGCGCCGTCACAGCCATCGCAGGCAGGCAGAATTTGCAGACGGGTTGGAGAAATCTTTCCGCCTTTTTAGCTTGCTGTGCGTCCCCACCCGCCTCATTAAAAACGAGGGAATAGTCCGTGCATAACTCCGACTATGTGCAGGACGACCACCGCATCCTCTCTGGTGCCTGTTTGGAGGGAATTTTCCCCTGCGCATCCATGTTTTCCTTTGTccgtgtgtttttaaaattctctATCCTCCTGGCAAGGCTGAGTCTTTTCACTGATGCTGCCtattggtctctctctctctctccctctctctgctatGTGGTGATGGTGTCTGTGGGCAAAAGGGGAGGGGGAGCCACTCGCTCAAACGATGCTGGCTGCATTTCAGCACCTCGGATAAAATGATCGTGCAAGATctaataaaaaatttaaaaaaacccaaagaaacCCTGGAGTTTTATCGTCTATCTACATATGGATCCGTAAATGGAGCAGCAAATATAATCTGCACATTGATTTCGGGGAGATGAATTCGACACAGTCGTTTTCCCTCTTTTTGTCAGTGCCACCGCCCTTTTCATTGTGCGCTGGGAAACGGATTTATGAACCAGCCTGGCGATTAGGTATCCTCACTGATGCAAACCCACAATTACCCAGGAGCCCTCTGCCACAAGGAAAACCAGATTTCTGataaattttgaaaatgaaaggaaacataaacaaataaaccaacTGTAAAATATCTCCATGCCAATTTAGTGCAGTAACTGTCTGTACAGCGCCCATGACTA
Protein-coding sequences here:
- the LOC130173279 gene encoding protocadherin alpha-C2-like isoform X1, with the protein product MAVTARCCYSVKENVPFSLYLVIFILSGLTNAQIRYSIPEELENGAQVGDIVRDLGLDLRKLSTRRIRITSDSGRRYFTINHKTGKLVVSDRIDRETVCEFSGTCSRNLEVVLENPLEVHNVEVEILDVNDNAPQFPRDEYQLEVSESALTGSRFHIEGAQDADDGSNSVKQYRLSSNDHLTLDSIKPFSNNKHIELILKKPFDREQMPSHQLILTAMDGGTPQRTGTAKINVRILDANDNVPAFDSSVYKVKLSENSPKGALVIKLNATDPDEGSNGEVFYSFSSYTPERVRQMFSMDTDTGEIRVKNNIDYEETNSYEMYIQAMDKGPAPVAVHCKVVVEVLDVNDNIPDIVLSSLSSPVREDARADTVVALISVNDRDSGPNKQVTLEIMPHLPFKIKSFRNHYTIVTSAFLDRETISSYNVTVNAVDGGSPPLSSQMTFKVDVADVNDNPPRFEQTSYTVYITENNAPGAPLCVVKATDADAGENARITYTVLNDNNHGIPVASYVNIKPDTGEAYALRAFDFEKLREFHFQIKAQDNGVPHLSRVATVYVYIMDQNDHAPKIVYPPANGSRTTETLMKNAEAGVLVSKVTAWDGDAGQNAWLLYALDQTNTDLDLFKVHEYTGEIRTTRRVIEDNSTSFALTVLVRDNGLPPLSSTASIHVYVMELPPKLTPDPKRIIRPNSPLMFSNVTLYLIIALSATTFVFLVTVFVLAIVRCHAYCTQPGSCSPCCVSKKSAPEGGTTAGGGAGGGRPAGGGGAGQPNNNVALRRDLKVEPHYIEVRGNGSLTKTYCYKTCLTATSGSDTFMFYNTGRPHSGTWGSGYVTSHSGQSQIFVRRLSMPDATAIQPKAPNADWRYSASLRAGGVMQSSVHMEESSVMQGAQGVLVQNWPTASSAADGEGGEVSPPMGAGVDSNSWHFRYGPGGPGAPPQHLKPGEVPPEAFIIPGSPAIISIRQNQGGEDDKSDFITFGKKEEAKKKKKKKKEKKDKKDKGKDDGDE